A region of Streptomyces sp. NBC_01264 DNA encodes the following proteins:
- a CDS encoding 3-hydroxybenzoate 6-monooxygenase: MNAEESTMHALVAGGGIGGLAAALSLARQGYRVTVLERAGAFTELGAGIQLAPNAFDALDRLGVGRRVRERAVYIAELRFMDGVTGENVATVPVTERYRSRFANPYAVVHRVDLYQPLLEACGAADGIELVSGATVRSYAQDPSGVTVSTAEGRTFSGDLLVGADGIRSAIRGQLVGDGDPRICGHTIYRSVIPLRKVPEELRWNAVTLWAAPGWHFVHYVIGGGKYLNLAATIDDGAGTAVSGRPAPRDHVRDRFREVRGPARRLLELGEEWREWVLCDRDPVDVWTDGRVTLLGDAAHPMLQYAAQGACQSLEDAVVLGEVLGGAAFGDVPERLEKYNAERRRRTARIQLLAREMGEQLYHPAGEAARVRNAMLRSMGEDDMYQHMAWLHGARPLWEETP; this comes from the coding sequence ATGAACGCCGAGGAGTCCACGATGCACGCACTGGTCGCCGGAGGGGGCATAGGCGGTCTCGCCGCGGCCCTGTCCCTCGCCCGGCAGGGGTACCGGGTCACGGTCCTGGAGCGCGCCGGCGCCTTCACCGAGCTCGGCGCGGGCATCCAGCTCGCCCCGAACGCCTTCGACGCCCTGGACCGGCTGGGCGTGGGCCGAAGGGTGCGCGAGCGGGCGGTGTACATCGCCGAACTCCGGTTCATGGACGGGGTGACCGGCGAGAACGTCGCCACCGTTCCCGTCACCGAGCGCTACCGCAGCCGGTTCGCGAACCCGTACGCGGTGGTGCACCGCGTCGACCTCTACCAGCCGCTGCTCGAGGCCTGCGGTGCGGCGGACGGCATCGAGCTGGTGTCCGGCGCCACCGTGCGCTCGTACGCGCAGGACCCCTCGGGGGTCACCGTGTCCACCGCGGAAGGCCGGACCTTCTCGGGAGACCTGCTCGTCGGGGCCGACGGCATCCGGTCGGCGATCCGCGGTCAGCTCGTCGGCGACGGCGACCCCCGGATCTGCGGGCACACCATCTACCGCTCGGTGATACCGCTGCGGAAGGTCCCCGAGGAGCTGCGGTGGAACGCGGTGACGCTGTGGGCGGCGCCCGGGTGGCACTTCGTCCACTACGTCATCGGGGGCGGCAAGTACCTGAACCTCGCCGCGACCATCGACGACGGCGCCGGCACGGCCGTGTCGGGCCGGCCCGCGCCCCGGGACCACGTACGGGACCGTTTCCGGGAAGTGCGCGGGCCGGCCCGCAGGCTCCTCGAACTGGGCGAGGAGTGGCGCGAGTGGGTGCTGTGCGACCGCGACCCCGTGGACGTGTGGACCGACGGGCGGGTGACCCTGCTGGGCGACGCGGCCCATCCGATGCTCCAGTACGCCGCCCAGGGCGCGTGCCAGAGCCTGGAGGACGCCGTGGTGCTCGGCGAGGTCCTCGGCGGGGCGGCCTTCGGTGACGTACCCGAGCGCCTGGAGAAGTACAACGCCGAACGGCGTCGGCGCACCGCACGCATCCAGCTCCTGGCCAGGGAGATGGGGGAACAGCTCTACCACCCCGCCGGGGAGGCCGCCCGCGTGCGCAACGCGATGCTGCGGTCCATGGGCGAGGACGACATGTACCAGCACATGGCCTGGCTGCACGGTGCCCGGCCCCTCTGGGAGGAAACACCATGA
- a CDS encoding MAB_1171c family putative transporter, whose translation MKGQDYYTPAAAMAIALAFKLPTLRKNWRDPLLRSVCALLTLAGAVFTFAAPPTIAAVNRWTGIPNFSAPFVYCLITAFSAACLVLIVNWRGGPPEETRRVSRAWILGYSVVIVVLMVLFALGDSPVERLRDFDTYYANTPFTREMIALYLVAHNVAAIVMVAMCWRWSLQVRGWLRVGLVIIVIGYVFNLCYDATKMTAVVARWTGHDLDWLSTSVAPPVASIGANVSAIGFVLPLVFQRLSDSWQYWSTYRQLGTLWRELQACGPKGAPSVRMAWWSAVELRMIQRESDIHDGFLHLGPYFDRSHRDDALARAVAAGADEETARAVADAAMVAAAVRARAADPEGRVIGASDEGAPPPADGPRDLVRISHALRNSRVVAECRRQSSLSGS comes from the coding sequence TTGAAAGGCCAGGACTACTACACGCCGGCAGCCGCGATGGCGATCGCACTCGCCTTCAAACTGCCGACGCTACGGAAAAACTGGCGCGATCCGCTCCTACGGTCGGTCTGCGCCCTGCTCACCCTGGCCGGCGCCGTCTTCACCTTCGCCGCCCCGCCCACGATCGCGGCGGTGAACCGCTGGACGGGCATACCCAACTTCTCCGCCCCGTTCGTCTACTGCCTGATCACCGCCTTCAGCGCCGCGTGCCTCGTGCTCATCGTCAACTGGCGCGGTGGCCCACCGGAGGAGACCCGGCGCGTCTCGCGCGCCTGGATCCTCGGCTACTCCGTCGTGATCGTGGTCCTGATGGTGCTGTTCGCCCTCGGTGACAGTCCGGTCGAGCGGCTGCGGGACTTCGACACCTACTACGCCAACACCCCCTTCACCCGGGAGATGATCGCCCTCTACCTGGTGGCCCACAACGTGGCCGCCATCGTGATGGTCGCGATGTGCTGGCGCTGGTCCCTGCAGGTGCGCGGCTGGCTCCGCGTCGGCCTCGTGATCATCGTCATCGGGTACGTCTTCAACCTCTGCTACGACGCCACCAAGATGACCGCCGTCGTCGCCCGGTGGACCGGCCACGACCTGGACTGGCTGAGCACCTCGGTGGCACCGCCCGTCGCCTCCATCGGAGCCAACGTCAGCGCCATCGGCTTCGTCCTCCCGCTGGTCTTCCAGCGGCTGTCCGACAGCTGGCAGTACTGGTCCACGTACCGGCAGCTGGGCACGCTCTGGCGCGAGCTGCAGGCCTGCGGCCCCAAGGGCGCCCCCAGCGTACGGATGGCCTGGTGGTCCGCCGTGGAGCTGCGGATGATCCAGCGCGAGTCGGACATCCACGACGGCTTCCTGCACCTCGGCCCGTACTTCGACCGGTCCCACCGGGACGACGCCCTCGCGCGGGCCGTCGCCGCCGGCGCCGACGAGGAGACCGCGCGGGCCGTCGCCGACGCGGCCATGGTCGCGGCCGCCGTGCGGGCCCGGGCGGCCGACCCCGAGGGCCGGGTCATCGGGGCCAGTGACGAGGGGGCCCCGCCGCCCGCCGACGGTCCGCGCGACCTCGTGCGGATCTCGCACGCGCTGCGCAACTCCCGCGTGGTGGCCGAATGCCGGCGCCAGTCCTCCCTGTCGGGGAGCTGA
- a CDS encoding isochorismatase family protein has translation MAGLPSIDPYPMPLPGEFPPAAVGWRVDPRRAVLLVHDMQEYFLRPFERGTSPRDALVGNAILLRGRCAELGIPVAYTAQPGGMNLVERGLLADFWGPGMRPSPEHRQVVAGLEPTPDDWVLTKWRYSAFFNSDLLERMRSEGRDQLVICGVYAHVGVLMTAVDAFTRDIQPFLVGDAVADFSASYHQLALEYAAERCAAVVTTASVCEALAAAPAGGRR, from the coding sequence ATGGCAGGCCTCCCTTCCATCGATCCCTACCCGATGCCCCTGCCCGGCGAGTTCCCTCCCGCGGCGGTCGGCTGGCGGGTGGACCCGCGGCGCGCGGTGCTGCTCGTCCACGACATGCAGGAGTACTTCCTTCGGCCGTTCGAGAGGGGAACCTCCCCCCGGGACGCCCTCGTGGGCAACGCGATCCTGCTGCGCGGGCGCTGCGCCGAACTCGGCATCCCGGTCGCCTACACGGCCCAGCCCGGCGGGATGAACCTCGTCGAGCGGGGCCTGCTCGCGGACTTCTGGGGCCCCGGGATGCGCCCGTCGCCCGAACACCGTCAGGTCGTCGCGGGACTCGAACCGACCCCGGACGACTGGGTGCTCACCAAGTGGCGCTACAGCGCCTTCTTCAACTCGGACCTGCTGGAACGGATGCGGTCCGAGGGCCGCGACCAACTCGTCATCTGCGGGGTCTACGCGCACGTGGGGGTCCTGATGACGGCGGTGGACGCGTTCACCCGCGACATCCAGCCGTTCCTCGTGGGCGACGCCGTCGCCGACTTCTCCGCCTCCTACCACCAGCTCGCGCTGGAGTACGCGGCCGAGCGGTGCGCCGCCGTGGTGACGACGGCCTCCGTGTGCGAGGCGCTGGCCGCCGCACCGGCAGGGGGCCGGCGGTGA
- a CDS encoding 2,3-dihydro-2,3-dihydroxybenzoate dehydrogenase, giving the protein MARKVALVTGAAGGIGSAVVRLLAEQGTVVAAVDLDNGQLWETVEKLAAEGLPVRGHPADVTSSAEVEAVVEAVEEQLGPIDYLVNAAGVLRLGEVADLSDQEWHLTFAVNANGVFFVSRAVVSRMIARRRGSIVTVASNAAGTARSHMAAYAASKAAAIAFTKCMGLEAARYGVRCNVVAPGSTDTHMLHGMHADGSAVAASVAGNPDAYRTGIPLGKVASPEDVAHAIRFLLSDEAGHITLQGLTVDGGATLGV; this is encoded by the coding sequence ATGGCCCGCAAAGTGGCCCTGGTCACCGGCGCGGCCGGCGGCATCGGGTCGGCCGTGGTCCGGCTGCTCGCCGAGCAGGGCACGGTGGTGGCCGCCGTGGACCTGGACAACGGGCAGCTGTGGGAAACGGTCGAGAAGCTCGCCGCCGAAGGCCTGCCCGTACGGGGTCACCCGGCGGACGTGACGTCGAGCGCCGAGGTCGAAGCCGTGGTGGAGGCGGTGGAGGAGCAACTGGGGCCCATCGACTACCTGGTGAACGCCGCCGGCGTGCTCCGCCTCGGCGAGGTCGCGGACCTGAGCGACCAGGAGTGGCACCTCACCTTCGCGGTCAACGCGAACGGGGTCTTCTTCGTGTCCCGCGCCGTGGTCAGCCGCATGATCGCGCGCCGCAGGGGCTCGATCGTCACCGTCGCGTCGAACGCCGCGGGCACCGCCCGCTCGCACATGGCCGCCTACGCCGCCTCCAAGGCGGCGGCGATCGCCTTCACCAAGTGCATGGGCCTGGAAGCAGCCCGGTACGGCGTCCGCTGCAACGTGGTCGCCCCCGGATCCACGGACACCCACATGCTGCACGGCATGCACGCCGACGGCAGCGCGGTCGCCGCCTCCGTGGCGGGGAACCCCGACGCCTACCGGACCGGCATCCCGCTGGGAAAGGTGGCGAGCCCGGAGGACGTCGCCCACGCCATCCGCTTCCTGCTCTCGGACGAGGCCGGGCACATCACCCTGCAGGGCCTGACCGTCGACGGCGGGGCCACGCTCGGGGTGTAG
- a CDS encoding YfcC family protein — protein sequence MTTTPPAPPQIPTVQAPPEEPPPVRRFSFPSALTILAIVTVAIWLLAFLIPAGEYDRDDSGSPVSGTYHRVEGTQSFTDRLNDLFLSPVNGLYGLQDPKTGRVGPTLSGDLYGSAGVFLFVLAIGAFITVVFATGALDRGIARLAHRLRDRGALLIAAVMVVFSILGTVEGFAEETLGFYGLLVPMMLALGYDRLVAVGASILGAGIGVLCSTVNPFATGVASSAAGISLGDGIGLRFLMWIVLTTVTVLYVIRYARRVQKDPSKSICGFLPGDREQKATGDEEAEPELTRLHKTVLVLLVLVFAFMIFSVVPWSSALTGDADATPYAWELDWSFAQLAALFICAAVLIGLVARMGEAKLSSTLIQGAADFISPALVIMLARGVTVIMNNSQITDTVLHSIEGVVKGTSSGIFAIIVFLVNLPLAFLIPSTSGHATLTMPILAPLADFAGVSRALMVTAWQSASGWMNLWVPTTAVTIGGVALAKVGYDKYLRFVWPLLGILFVMICGFLALGAAM from the coding sequence GTGACCACGACGCCTCCGGCCCCGCCCCAGATCCCGACCGTGCAGGCTCCGCCCGAGGAGCCGCCGCCCGTGCGCAGGTTCTCCTTCCCCAGCGCGCTGACCATCCTGGCCATCGTCACCGTCGCGATCTGGCTGCTGGCCTTCCTGATCCCGGCCGGCGAGTACGACCGCGACGACAGCGGCTCCCCCGTCTCCGGCACCTACCACCGGGTCGAGGGCACGCAGAGCTTCACCGATCGCCTGAACGACCTGTTCCTCTCCCCCGTCAACGGGCTCTACGGCCTCCAGGACCCCAAGACCGGCCGGGTCGGGCCCACCCTCAGCGGTGATCTGTACGGCAGCGCGGGCGTGTTCCTCTTCGTGCTGGCCATCGGCGCCTTCATCACCGTCGTGTTCGCCACCGGCGCCCTCGACCGCGGCATCGCCCGCCTCGCCCACCGGCTGCGCGACCGCGGGGCGCTGCTGATCGCCGCCGTGATGGTGGTCTTCTCGATCCTGGGCACCGTGGAGGGCTTCGCCGAGGAGACCCTCGGGTTCTACGGACTGCTCGTGCCGATGATGCTGGCCCTCGGCTACGACCGGCTGGTCGCGGTCGGTGCCAGCATCCTCGGCGCGGGCATCGGCGTGCTCTGCTCGACGGTGAACCCGTTCGCGACCGGCGTGGCCTCCTCGGCGGCCGGGATCTCGCTCGGCGACGGGATCGGGCTGCGCTTCCTCATGTGGATCGTGCTGACCACCGTGACCGTCCTCTACGTGATCCGGTACGCGCGACGGGTCCAGAAGGACCCCTCCAAGTCGATCTGCGGGTTCCTGCCCGGGGACCGGGAGCAGAAGGCCACCGGCGACGAGGAGGCGGAACCGGAGCTGACCCGGCTGCACAAGACCGTGCTGGTCCTGCTGGTCCTCGTCTTCGCCTTCATGATCTTCTCGGTGGTGCCCTGGTCGAGCGCGCTCACCGGCGACGCGGACGCGACCCCGTACGCCTGGGAACTGGACTGGTCCTTCGCCCAGTTGGCGGCCCTGTTCATCTGCGCGGCCGTGCTCATCGGCCTGGTCGCCCGGATGGGCGAGGCCAAGCTCAGCTCCACGCTCATCCAGGGCGCCGCCGACTTCATCTCGCCCGCCCTGGTCATCATGCTGGCGCGCGGGGTCACGGTCATCATGAACAACTCGCAGATCACCGACACCGTCCTGCACTCCATCGAGGGCGTGGTGAAGGGGACTTCGTCGGGAATCTTCGCGATCATCGTCTTCCTCGTGAACCTCCCCCTCGCCTTCCTGATCCCCTCCACCTCCGGGCACGCCACGCTCACCATGCCCATCCTGGCCCCGCTCGCCGACTTCGCGGGCGTCTCCCGCGCGCTGATGGTGACGGCCTGGCAGTCGGCGAGCGGCTGGATGAACCTCTGGGTCCCCACCACCGCCGTCACCATCGGCGGTGTCGCACTGGCCAAGGTCGGCTACGACAAGTACCTGCGCTTCGTCTGGCCGTTGCTCGGCATCCTCTTCGTGATGATCTGCGGGTTCCTGGCCCTGGGCGCCGCGATGTGA
- a CDS encoding M20/M25/M40 family metallo-hydrolase has translation MDADGSQTLEAQVDALMDDLRADLERLASIPSVAFPGYPPEPVLEAHDLIVSLLREAGVPTIERIDLPDTAPVVYGEIPPPHPDAPTVLLYGHYDVQPAGNPTLWLSPPFEPTPVAGVPGALRARGIADDKSNVIAHLGMLRVYGGRPPVGIKLVIEGQEEYGSPFDDYPPTDPDRFACDAMVIADLGNLRPGTPTLTTGLRGACEVMVEVRTLAEARHSGEFGGAAPDALLVLLRALATLHDEHGNVAVPGLRRDPWEGTTYTEEEFRELASVRDGLPLIGTGSLGERLWSGPAVTVIGLDAPDVAGAASAVVPYARAKLNLRFHPLQDPKEARTALVEHLRAQRPFGIPLTVTPGDTGPGFEARTGGPAYRAALTALKEAWGTEASYVATGGSIPLVNGLARAAPDAEVLLFGAQDSMCNLHAPNERVLLSEVRNTVVAMAAFVREYAADFGAGRATKSPGGER, from the coding sequence GTGGACGCGGACGGCTCGCAGACCCTCGAAGCACAGGTCGACGCCCTGATGGACGACCTCCGGGCCGATCTGGAACGGCTCGCTTCGATCCCCTCGGTCGCCTTTCCCGGATATCCGCCGGAGCCGGTCCTGGAGGCGCACGACCTGATCGTCTCCCTGCTGCGCGAGGCGGGCGTCCCCACCATCGAGCGGATCGACCTCCCCGACACCGCCCCGGTCGTCTACGGCGAGATCCCGCCCCCGCACCCGGACGCACCGACCGTCCTGCTCTACGGGCACTACGACGTCCAGCCCGCCGGCAACCCGACCCTGTGGCTCTCCCCGCCCTTCGAGCCGACGCCCGTGGCCGGGGTCCCCGGCGCCCTGCGGGCGCGCGGGATCGCCGACGACAAGTCGAACGTGATCGCGCACCTGGGCATGCTCCGGGTCTACGGCGGCCGCCCGCCCGTCGGGATCAAGCTGGTGATCGAGGGGCAGGAGGAGTACGGCAGCCCCTTCGACGACTACCCGCCCACCGATCCGGACCGGTTCGCCTGCGACGCGATGGTCATCGCCGACCTCGGCAACCTGCGGCCCGGCACCCCGACCCTGACCACCGGTCTGCGCGGGGCCTGCGAGGTCATGGTGGAGGTGCGCACCCTCGCGGAGGCCCGGCACAGCGGAGAGTTCGGCGGAGCCGCCCCCGACGCCCTGCTGGTCCTGCTCCGGGCGCTGGCCACCCTGCACGACGAGCACGGGAACGTGGCGGTGCCCGGGCTGCGCCGCGATCCCTGGGAGGGCACGACCTACACCGAGGAGGAGTTCCGCGAGCTGGCCTCCGTACGGGACGGGCTGCCGCTGATCGGCACCGGCTCGCTGGGCGAGCGGCTGTGGAGCGGGCCCGCGGTCACCGTGATCGGGCTGGACGCCCCGGACGTGGCGGGCGCCGCCTCCGCCGTGGTCCCGTACGCGCGGGCCAAGCTGAACCTGCGGTTCCATCCGCTCCAGGACCCGAAGGAGGCCCGCACCGCGCTCGTGGAACACCTGCGCGCGCAGCGCCCCTTCGGCATCCCGCTCACCGTCACTCCGGGCGACACGGGCCCCGGCTTCGAGGCGCGGACGGGCGGACCGGCCTACCGGGCGGCCCTGACCGCGCTGAAGGAGGCCTGGGGCACCGAGGCCTCGTACGTGGCCACGGGCGGCTCGATCCCCCTGGTGAACGGCCTCGCGAGGGCGGCTCCGGACGCGGAGGTGCTGCTGTTCGGCGCGCAGGACAGCATGTGCAACCTGCACGCGCCGAACGAGCGGGTGCTGCTGTCGGAGGTGCGCAACACGGTGGTGGCGATGGCCGCCTTCGTCCGGGAGTACGCGGCGGACTTCGGCGCGGGGCGGGCCACGAAGTCCCCGGGAGGCGAACGGTGA
- a CDS encoding polyprenyl synthetase family protein, which yields MTRLDVKPRTRGAVDVPGLLERGRTLSAPLLRQAVGRLAAPMDTVAAYHFGWIDAEGNPSDGDGGKALRSALALISAEAAGAPPEVGVTGAVAVELVHNFSLLHDDFMDGDEQRRHRDTVWKVHGPAQAILVGDALLALAGEVLLELGTVEANRATRLLNTATRKLIDGQAQDMSFEQRDRATVAECLEMEGNKTGALLACAVAIGAVLGGADDVTADALGRYGYHLGLAFQAVDDLLGIWGAPEQTGKQAWSDLKQRKKSLPVCAALEAGGPAAEHLAAVLAADAGAGAAGAVPDGLFDEAEFAYRAALIEEAGGRAWTAAEARRQYDAALEALDAVYLPEEVREQLTALADFVVVRRR from the coding sequence ATGACCCGTCTGGACGTGAAGCCGAGGACCCGCGGCGCCGTTGACGTGCCCGGCCTGCTGGAGCGGGGGCGCACCCTGTCCGCGCCCCTGCTGCGCCAGGCCGTCGGACGGCTGGCGGCGCCCATGGACACCGTCGCCGCCTACCACTTCGGCTGGATCGACGCCGAGGGCAACCCGTCGGACGGCGACGGCGGCAAGGCCCTGCGGTCCGCCCTCGCCCTGATCTCGGCCGAAGCCGCCGGCGCCCCGCCCGAGGTGGGGGTGACCGGCGCGGTCGCGGTCGAGCTCGTGCACAACTTCTCGCTGCTGCACGACGACTTCATGGACGGCGACGAACAGCGCCGCCACCGCGACACGGTCTGGAAGGTGCACGGCCCGGCCCAGGCGATCCTGGTCGGGGACGCGCTGCTGGCGCTCGCCGGCGAGGTGCTGCTCGAACTGGGCACCGTCGAGGCGAACCGCGCCACCCGCCTGCTGAACACCGCGACCCGCAAGCTGATCGACGGCCAGGCCCAGGACATGTCCTTCGAGCAGCGCGACCGGGCGACGGTCGCCGAATGCCTGGAGATGGAGGGCAACAAGACCGGCGCGCTGCTCGCCTGCGCCGTCGCCATAGGCGCCGTCCTGGGCGGCGCCGACGACGTGACCGCCGACGCCCTGGGACGCTACGGGTACCACCTCGGCCTCGCCTTCCAGGCCGTCGACGACCTGCTCGGCATCTGGGGCGCGCCGGAGCAGACCGGCAAGCAGGCGTGGAGCGACCTCAAGCAGCGCAAGAAGTCCCTGCCGGTGTGCGCGGCACTGGAGGCCGGCGGCCCGGCCGCGGAACACCTCGCCGCGGTACTGGCGGCCGACGCGGGTGCCGGGGCCGCCGGAGCCGTGCCGGACGGGCTCTTCGACGAGGCGGAGTTCGCCTACCGGGCCGCCCTGATCGAGGAGGCCGGGGGCCGCGCGTGGACCGCCGCCGAGGCGAGGCGGCAGTACGACGCCGCCCTCGAGGCCCTCGACGCGGTCTACCTGCCGGAAGAGGTCCGTGAACAGCTCACCGCACTCGCCGACTTCGTCGTCGTCCGGCGGCGCTGA
- a CDS encoding anthranilate synthase family protein, which produces MAPPGAAAPDLLARVLDGSTGAFALLYRPQSTTPGTLEVLLGDTAACATLADLPLPDPAAPAGGGGEVLALVPYRQITERGFAALDDGEPLIALTVTDRQDLPLADALRRLPDDPVKVESEEFDLSDEAYADIVRRVVADEIGAGEGANFVIRRTFTAWLPDCSVVGALSFFRRLLEREAGAYWTFLVHTGDRMLIGATPERHISVRGGTAVMNPISGTYCYPPGGPTLDGVLSFLTDRKEADELYMVVDEELKMMSRLCPSGGRLVGPYLKEMTRLAHTEYLIEGRTDLDVRDILRETLFAPTVTGAPLENAARVISRHETTGRGYYSGVAALIGRDASGARSLDSAILIRTADIAVDGRLRIGVGATLVRHSDPEAEARETRAKAAGLLAALAGPAPSRFADRPEVRAALALRNETVAGFWLDEPGGRDGATAELAGRRVLVVDAEDTFTAMLAQLIRSLGAEVTVRRFDEPYDTAAHDVVVLGPGPGDPGDLGHPKIAHLRAEVSRLLARERPFLGVCLSHQVLSGVLGLDLVRRATPNQGVQREIDLLGGRERVGFYNTFAARAGADVLDHPDHGRVAVSRDRDTGEVHALEGRRFASVQFHAESVLTQEGRRILGTLLGGVLRA; this is translated from the coding sequence GTGGCCCCGCCCGGCGCCGCGGCCCCCGACCTCCTCGCCCGGGTCCTGGACGGCTCCACGGGAGCCTTCGCGCTGTTGTACCGCCCGCAGTCCACGACCCCCGGCACCCTGGAGGTACTGCTGGGCGACACGGCCGCCTGCGCGACGCTGGCCGACCTCCCGCTGCCGGACCCCGCGGCCCCGGCGGGCGGTGGCGGCGAGGTGCTCGCCCTGGTGCCGTACCGGCAGATCACCGAGCGCGGGTTCGCCGCCCTCGACGACGGCGAGCCGCTGATCGCGCTGACCGTCACGGACCGGCAGGACCTCCCGCTCGCCGATGCCCTGCGCCGGCTGCCCGACGACCCCGTCAAGGTCGAGTCCGAGGAGTTCGACCTCTCGGACGAGGCGTACGCGGACATCGTGCGCCGGGTGGTCGCCGACGAGATCGGCGCCGGCGAGGGCGCGAATTTCGTGATCAGGCGGACCTTCACGGCCTGGCTGCCGGACTGCTCGGTCGTCGGAGCCCTGTCCTTCTTCCGCCGTCTCCTCGAACGGGAGGCGGGGGCCTACTGGACCTTCCTCGTGCACACCGGCGACCGGATGCTCATCGGCGCCACCCCCGAGCGCCACATCAGCGTCCGGGGCGGCACGGCGGTGATGAACCCCATCAGCGGCACCTACTGCTACCCCCCGGGCGGCCCCACGCTCGACGGCGTCCTGTCCTTCCTGACCGACCGCAAGGAGGCCGACGAGCTGTACATGGTCGTCGACGAGGAACTGAAGATGATGTCCCGCCTCTGCCCGTCCGGCGGGCGGCTCGTCGGCCCCTACCTCAAGGAGATGACCCGGCTCGCGCACACCGAGTACCTCATCGAGGGCAGGACCGACCTCGACGTCCGCGACATCCTCCGGGAGACCCTGTTCGCCCCGACGGTCACCGGCGCACCGCTGGAGAACGCCGCCCGGGTGATCAGCCGCCACGAGACCACCGGACGCGGCTACTACAGCGGCGTGGCCGCGCTGATCGGGCGGGACGCCTCGGGCGCCCGGAGCCTGGACTCCGCCATCCTGATCCGGACGGCGGACATCGCCGTGGACGGCCGGCTGCGCATCGGTGTCGGTGCCACGCTGGTGCGCCACTCCGATCCCGAGGCCGAGGCGCGCGAGACCCGGGCCAAGGCGGCCGGGCTGCTCGCGGCCCTGGCAGGTCCCGCCCCCAGCCGCTTCGCCGACCGTCCCGAGGTCCGCGCGGCGCTCGCCCTGCGCAACGAGACCGTCGCCGGGTTCTGGCTGGACGAACCGGGCGGCCGGGACGGGGCCACCGCCGAGCTGGCGGGGCGCCGGGTCCTGGTCGTGGACGCCGAGGACACCTTCACGGCGATGCTCGCCCAGCTGATCCGCTCCCTGGGCGCCGAGGTGACCGTACGGCGGTTCGACGAGCCGTACGACACCGCGGCGCACGACGTGGTGGTCCTGGGGCCCGGACCGGGAGACCCCGGGGACCTCGGGCATCCGAAGATCGCGCACCTGCGGGCCGAGGTGTCCCGGCTGCTCGCCCGGGAGCGGCCCTTCCTGGGGGTGTGCCTGAGCCACCAGGTGCTGAGCGGGGTGCTCGGCCTCGACCTGGTCCGCCGGGCGACGCCCAACCAGGGGGTGCAGCGGGAGATCGACCTGCTGGGAGGGCGGGAACGGGTGGGCTTCTACAACACGTTCGCCGCCCGCGCCGGGGCCGACGTCCTCGACCATCCCGACCACGGCCGGGTGGCGGTGAGCAGGGACCGGGACACCGGAGAGGTCCACGCCCTGGAGGGCCGCCGCTTCGCCTCCGTCCAGTTCCACGCGGAGTCCGTCCTGACCCAGGAGGGCCGGCGGATCCTCGGCACGCTGCTCGGCGGGGTGCTGCGGGCATGA
- a CDS encoding DUF4239 domain-containing protein, with protein sequence MSEWLVLAIAMALVCALVLAFTAIRHRRVADDEDTSETPDVLEYMVMMVGVVYAIVLGLAIAGVWEARGAAEDSVRREAQSLYEVTQRADVYPAAVRDRIRGEVNAYVSHTVAVDWPRLTSGAPVSTEGGELLGKLRSDVTHQSPGNELQAQAYQPLLDHIAAADDARHERTQSDESTLPGVVWLGLVAGGLVTVGLIFTLQIRRSGRELLLAGLFSALIVFLLFMVWSFDAPFGRDGIDSAAPFQDLFPSLTLASGS encoded by the coding sequence GTGTCCGAATGGCTGGTCCTGGCCATCGCCATGGCGCTCGTCTGCGCCCTCGTCCTCGCCTTCACCGCGATCCGGCACCGCCGGGTCGCCGACGACGAGGACACCAGCGAAACCCCCGACGTCCTCGAGTACATGGTGATGATGGTCGGGGTGGTCTACGCGATCGTGCTCGGCCTGGCCATCGCGGGCGTCTGGGAGGCGCGCGGCGCCGCCGAGGACAGCGTGCGCCGCGAGGCCCAGTCCCTGTACGAGGTCACCCAGCGGGCCGACGTCTATCCGGCCGCCGTGCGCGACCGGATCCGCGGCGAGGTCAACGCGTACGTGTCCCACACCGTCGCCGTGGACTGGCCGCGGCTGACCTCCGGGGCCCCGGTGTCCACGGAGGGCGGCGAACTCCTCGGCAAGCTGCGCTCCGACGTCACCCACCAGAGCCCGGGCAACGAACTCCAGGCCCAGGCCTACCAGCCGCTGCTGGACCACATCGCGGCCGCCGACGACGCCCGCCACGAGCGGACGCAGAGCGACGAGTCCACGCTGCCGGGGGTGGTCTGGCTGGGGCTGGTCGCGGGCGGGCTGGTCACCGTCGGGCTGATCTTCACCCTGCAGATCCGGCGTTCGGGCCGGGAGCTGCTGCTCGCGGGGCTGTTCAGCGCGCTGATCGTGTTCCTGCTGTTCATGGTGTGGAGCTTCGACGCTCCCTTCGGCCGGGACGGCATCGACTCGGCGGCCCCGTTCCAGGACCTGTTCCCGTCACTGACCCTGGCCTCCGGGAGCTGA